The following are encoded in a window of Mycobacterium sp. ELW1 genomic DNA:
- a CDS encoding isocitrate lyase/phosphoenolpyruvate mutase family protein gives MVSDKSSLATRADALLALHQPGNPVVLPTVWDAWSANLAVAAGFAALTVGSHPMADSVGKPDGEGMSFDDVVARVTQITSAVDVPVSVDIESGYAQPAERLIEGLLSAGAVGLNIEDTVHSEGKRLRSSAEHAELVGALRAAADSAGVHVVVNARTDLFVRNDGDDADRVDRAIARLTEAASAGADVLYPVGRHEPETLRRLATELPLPINAIALPESDDPASFGPLGVGRISFGPFWQRALTVRANEILDRWR, from the coding sequence CTGGTGTCCGATAAGAGCAGTCTTGCCACGCGCGCCGACGCACTGCTGGCCTTGCATCAGCCGGGCAACCCGGTGGTGTTGCCGACGGTGTGGGATGCCTGGTCGGCGAATCTGGCGGTGGCGGCCGGATTCGCGGCGCTGACCGTCGGCAGCCATCCCATGGCCGATTCCGTCGGCAAGCCCGACGGCGAGGGTATGAGCTTCGACGACGTCGTCGCCCGCGTCACCCAGATCACCTCGGCGGTGGACGTGCCGGTCTCGGTGGACATCGAATCCGGCTACGCGCAGCCGGCCGAGCGCCTCATCGAGGGACTGCTGAGCGCCGGCGCGGTGGGCCTCAACATCGAGGACACCGTGCACAGCGAAGGCAAGCGGCTGCGGTCGTCGGCCGAGCACGCCGAATTGGTGGGCGCGCTGCGTGCCGCCGCCGACAGTGCCGGGGTGCACGTGGTGGTCAACGCCCGCACCGACCTGTTCGTGCGCAACGACGGCGACGACGCCGACCGGGTGGACCGGGCGATCGCCCGGCTGACCGAAGCCGCGTCCGCCGGAGCCGACGTGCTCTACCCGGTGGGCCGTCACGAACCGGAGACGTTGCGCCGCTTGGCAACTGAGCTGCCGCTGCCGATCAACGCGATCGCGCTGCCGGAGTCCGACGACCCGGCGTCGTTCGGGCCGCTGGGGGTGGGGCGGATCAGCTTCGGGCCGTTCTGGCAGCGGGCGCTGACCGTGCGGGCCAACGAGATCCTGGACCGCTGGCGCTAG
- a CDS encoding MMPL family transporter — MTHTVTAPEPGSKPKRPVVPHLLRILALPIILFWIAMAVLVNVVAPQLEVVGEMHSAPMAPEDAPSMKAMKLMGANFKEFNSNSTIMVVIEGQKPLGPEAHQYYDEIIRKLEQDPEHIQHIQDFWSDTLTAAGAQSADGKASYVMINLAGEQGQTLANEGVDEVRKVIKETPAPPGVQAYVAGPAALTDDLHVIGNASLAMITLITLAAIAGMLLIVYRSIRTTLIQLFLTFLGLLTARGVVSILAVHGAFGLTTFAGNILTMLAIAAATDYGIFIFGRYREDRALGLDRDDSYYATFKSVAPVIVGSGLTIAGATYCLSFARLPYFTTMGAPVAIGMLVIVAIAVTLGPAVLYLGSRVGLYESKRPAHSRFWRRVGTAVVRWPAPIFVASLFVVLIGVVAIPGYKPAYNDQHYLPKDAPANQGFAAANRHFTEARMNPDILMVEADHDMRNSADMLVLNKIASNVMHTEGIAMVQSITRPLGIPIQHSSIPFQTSVQGQTSNMNLPFQRDQLDNQLKTVDSMNVSIDILEKQYQLSLKQTQLTQDSAARSQDLLETTKQLRDNIANFDDQFRPMRNYFYWEPHCYDIPLCAAARSLFDSLDGIDQVTDKTEGVQGNTDQLASLAPQLTALLPQTIASMKVSRDLALASYNSQKALLDQMQASNDTALAMGESFDQAKNDDLFFLPPEAFQNPDFERGLKMFFSPDGKSTRMFITHEGDPATVDGIARVNSERKAAQEALKMSSLSNAKIHLGGVAATYKDMSDGARYDLLIAVVSSLTLIFMIMLILTRSVVAALVIVGTAGSSIAASFGISVLLWQDLFGIQVQWLVMLMSVIILLAVGSDYNLLLVSRFKDEIHAGLKTGIIRSMAGTGSVVTSAGLVFAATMAGMMFSKLVVLAQMGSTIAIGLLIDTFIVRSLLMPSIATMLGRWFWWPQVVYPRGDYHFLPPQPRKRPSDDADTAAMPAQA; from the coding sequence ATGACCCACACCGTCACCGCGCCCGAACCCGGCAGCAAGCCCAAGCGGCCGGTCGTCCCGCACCTGCTGCGCATCCTCGCACTGCCGATCATCCTGTTCTGGATCGCGATGGCCGTGCTGGTCAACGTGGTCGCACCCCAGCTCGAAGTCGTCGGCGAGATGCACTCGGCGCCAATGGCACCCGAAGACGCCCCGTCGATGAAGGCGATGAAGTTGATGGGGGCCAACTTCAAGGAGTTCAACTCCAACAGCACGATCATGGTCGTCATCGAGGGCCAGAAACCCCTCGGTCCGGAAGCCCACCAGTACTACGACGAGATCATCCGCAAGCTGGAACAGGACCCCGAGCACATCCAGCACATCCAGGACTTCTGGAGTGACACGCTCACCGCTGCCGGTGCCCAAAGCGCCGATGGCAAAGCGTCTTACGTGATGATCAACCTCGCCGGTGAGCAGGGCCAGACGCTGGCCAACGAAGGCGTCGACGAGGTTCGCAAGGTCATCAAGGAGACCCCGGCACCGCCCGGCGTCCAGGCGTACGTCGCCGGACCGGCCGCGCTCACCGACGACCTGCACGTCATCGGTAACGCCAGCCTCGCGATGATCACCCTCATCACCCTGGCCGCGATCGCGGGCATGCTGCTGATCGTCTACCGATCGATCCGGACCACGCTGATACAGCTGTTCCTGACGTTCCTGGGACTGTTGACCGCCCGTGGTGTGGTGTCGATCCTGGCTGTGCACGGCGCGTTCGGGCTGACCACCTTCGCCGGCAACATCCTCACAATGCTGGCGATCGCGGCCGCCACCGACTACGGCATCTTCATCTTCGGCCGATATCGCGAAGACCGCGCCCTGGGATTGGACCGCGACGACTCCTATTACGCCACTTTCAAATCCGTCGCGCCCGTCATCGTGGGTTCCGGGCTGACGATCGCGGGTGCCACGTACTGCCTGTCGTTTGCGCGCCTGCCGTACTTCACCACCATGGGCGCGCCCGTCGCGATCGGCATGCTCGTGATCGTGGCGATCGCGGTCACCCTCGGACCGGCCGTGCTCTACCTGGGCAGTCGGGTCGGGCTGTACGAGTCGAAACGGCCCGCCCACAGCAGGTTCTGGCGGCGCGTCGGCACCGCGGTGGTCCGTTGGCCCGCACCGATTTTCGTGGCGAGCCTGTTCGTGGTGCTGATCGGTGTCGTGGCGATCCCGGGATACAAGCCGGCCTACAACGACCAGCACTACCTGCCCAAGGACGCCCCGGCCAATCAGGGCTTCGCCGCAGCCAATCGACACTTCACCGAAGCCCGGATGAACCCGGACATCCTCATGGTCGAAGCCGACCATGACATGCGCAATTCCGCGGACATGCTGGTGCTGAACAAGATCGCCAGCAATGTGATGCACACCGAGGGCATCGCGATGGTGCAGAGCATCACCCGGCCGCTGGGCATCCCGATCCAGCACAGCTCGATTCCGTTCCAGACCAGCGTCCAGGGCCAGACGAGCAACATGAACCTGCCGTTCCAGCGCGATCAGCTGGACAACCAGCTGAAGACGGTTGACTCGATGAACGTCTCGATCGACATCCTGGAAAAGCAGTATCAGCTGTCCCTGAAGCAGACGCAGCTGACTCAGGACTCGGCGGCCCGGTCCCAGGATCTGCTGGAGACCACCAAGCAATTGCGGGACAACATCGCGAACTTCGATGACCAGTTCCGGCCGATGCGCAATTACTTCTACTGGGAGCCGCACTGCTACGACATCCCGCTGTGCGCCGCGGCCCGGTCGCTGTTCGATTCCCTCGACGGGATCGACCAGGTGACCGACAAAACCGAAGGAGTGCAGGGCAATACCGATCAGCTGGCCTCGCTGGCGCCACAGCTGACCGCGCTGCTCCCCCAGACGATCGCGTCGATGAAGGTCAGCCGGGATCTCGCGCTGGCGTCGTACAACTCGCAGAAGGCCCTGCTGGACCAGATGCAGGCGTCCAACGACACCGCCCTGGCGATGGGTGAGAGTTTCGACCAGGCCAAGAACGACGATCTGTTCTTCCTGCCGCCGGAAGCCTTCCAGAATCCCGACTTCGAGCGCGGCCTGAAGATGTTCTTCTCGCCGGACGGCAAGTCGACCCGCATGTTCATCACCCACGAGGGTGACCCCGCGACAGTGGACGGCATCGCCCGCGTCAACTCCGAGCGCAAGGCCGCCCAAGAGGCGCTGAAGATGTCGTCGCTGTCGAACGCCAAGATTCATCTCGGTGGCGTGGCGGCGACCTATAAGGACATGTCCGACGGCGCGAGGTACGACCTCCTGATCGCGGTGGTGTCGTCGCTGACGCTGATCTTCATGATCATGCTGATCCTGACCCGCAGTGTGGTCGCCGCACTGGTCATCGTCGGGACGGCGGGCAGCTCGATCGCCGCGTCGTTCGGTATCTCGGTGTTGCTCTGGCAGGACCTGTTCGGGATTCAGGTGCAGTGGCTGGTCATGCTGATGTCCGTCATCATCCTGTTGGCGGTCGGGTCGGACTACAACCTGCTACTGGTCTCACGGTTCAAGGATGAGATCCACGCAGGGTTGAAGACGGGCATCATCCGGTCGATGGCCGGTACCGGCAGCGTGGTGACGTCCGCCGGTCTGGTGTTCGCCGCCACCATGGCCGGCATGATGTTCAGCAAGCTGGTGGTGCTGGCCCAGATGGGTTCGACGATCGCGATCGGCCTGCTGATCGACACCTTCATCGTGCGGTCACTGCTGATGCCGTCGATCGCGACGATGCTGGGCCGGTGGTTCTGGTGGCCGCAGGTGGTCTACCCCCGAGGGGACTACCACTTCCTGCCCCCGCAGCCTCGCAAGCGACCGAGCGACGACGCCGACACCGCGGCGATGCCGGCGCAGGCCTAG
- a CDS encoding MmpS family transport accessory protein: MKAIPVGRVLKRIWIPLILIVVLSVSGLVVSRLHKMFASQDLNAGAGSGIEIVQFNPKVMVYDVYGAPGTNAQISYFDPEAKVHTVTVPLPWSITLSTTLPAVSASLMARTDGDQIGCRVTVNGTVREEQSADGVNAQTYCLVKSA, translated from the coding sequence GTGAAAGCTATTCCGGTCGGCCGCGTGCTCAAGCGCATCTGGATACCGTTGATTCTCATCGTGGTGTTGTCCGTATCGGGCCTCGTCGTCTCGCGACTGCACAAGATGTTCGCGTCCCAGGACCTGAATGCCGGAGCCGGCTCGGGCATCGAGATCGTCCAATTCAACCCCAAGGTCATGGTTTACGACGTCTACGGTGCGCCCGGAACCAACGCCCAGATCAGTTATTTCGACCCGGAGGCCAAGGTGCACACGGTCACCGTCCCGCTGCCCTGGTCGATCACCCTGTCGACAACATTGCCTGCGGTCAGCGCGAGCCTCATGGCGCGGACCGACGGAGATCAGATTGGATGCCGCGTCACTGTGAACGGAACCGTCCGTGAGGAGCAATCGGCTGATGGCGTCAACGCCCAGACCTACTGCCTGGTGAAGTCGGCATGA
- a CDS encoding MarR family transcriptional regulator, which produces MRKQLTDHDVSDCVGDALDQAMDLTIRFLSDRADLSASAAFTMNRVYREGPVRLTTLASKEGVSQPSMTQLVQRLERAGLVTRLPDPDDGRACLIGITTEGQALLDDRKRLRRERLAALMTTLTAEEQSALWLSARVALPLIGRLVANADCGTDGATEQAEEGPAAPRPGR; this is translated from the coding sequence GTGAGAAAACAGCTGACCGATCACGATGTCAGCGATTGCGTGGGCGATGCCCTCGACCAGGCGATGGACTTGACCATCCGATTCCTCAGCGACCGTGCCGATCTCAGCGCTTCCGCGGCGTTCACGATGAACCGGGTGTACCGCGAAGGTCCCGTCCGGTTGACCACACTTGCCAGCAAGGAAGGCGTCAGCCAGCCGTCGATGACCCAATTGGTCCAGCGGCTGGAACGCGCCGGGCTGGTGACTCGACTGCCCGACCCCGACGACGGCCGGGCCTGCCTGATCGGAATCACCACCGAGGGTCAGGCGTTGCTTGATGATCGCAAGCGTTTACGCCGGGAACGTCTGGCGGCATTGATGACGACCCTGACCGCCGAAGAGCAGTCGGCGCTGTGGCTCTCGGCGCGAGTGGCACTGCCGCTCATCGGCCGGCTCGTCGCCAATGCCGACTGCGGGACAGACGGTGCTACAGAGCAGGCAGAAGAAGGGCCGGCCGCGCCGCGGCCGGGCAGGTGA